Proteins encoded by one window of Cydia splendana chromosome 14, ilCydSple1.2, whole genome shotgun sequence:
- the LOC134796777 gene encoding uncharacterized protein LOC134796777, whose protein sequence is MGLPHITSFCWCMGLESGARVVGVMHLIASGCLLIVTSLMAHDAGSYVGTIEDEGDHIYSIWYRIAIGAAVLTTVHVLLALALLYAVYKRHMTVLRAYVYIMCILYVCALLYIIITAAMRGLSGSGSDVFLAFLEAVLVFGFLGYCILCVHSYYLMLRSADDMEGPNKVY, encoded by the exons ATGGGTCTCCCGCACATCACGTCGTTCTGCTGGTGTATGGGCCTGGAGAGCGGCGCTAGAGTCGTCGGCGTCATGCATTTG atCGCCTCAGGCTGTCTCTTAATAGTGACCTCGCTAATGGCGCACGATGCTGGCTCGTACGTGGGCACCATCGAGGACGAGGGAGACCACATCTACTCCATCTGGTACCGGATCGCTATAGGCGCGGCCGTGCTGACCACGGTGCACGTATTACTGGCGTTGGCCTTGTTATACGCCGTATATAAG CGTCACATGACGGTCCTCCGCGCATACGTGTACATCATGTGTATACTGTACGTGTGCGCTCTGCTTTACATCATCATAACGGCGGCGATGCGCGGCCTGAGCGGCTCGGGCTCCGACGTGTTCCTCGCCTTTTTGGAGGCTGTGCTAGTCTTTG GTTTCCTGGGGTACTGCATCCTGTGCGTGCACAGCTACTACCTGATGCTGCGCAGCGCGGACGACATGGAAGGACCTAACAAGGTTTATTAG